The Macaca fascicularis isolate 582-1 chromosome 11, T2T-MFA8v1.1 genome includes a region encoding these proteins:
- the LOC123567685 gene encoding small ribosomal subunit protein eS27-like — protein MDVTCPGCYKITMVFSHAQTAVLCVACSTVLCQPTEGCSFRRKQHSKHSESR, from the coding sequence ATGGATGTGACATGCCCAGGATGCTATAAAATCACCATGGTCTTTAGCCATGCACAAACGGCAGTTTTGTGTGTTGCCTGCTCCACTGTTCTCTGCCAGCCTACAGAAGGATGTTCCTTCAGGAGGAAGCAGCACTCAAAGCACTCTGAATCAAGATGA